A region from the Acanthopagrus latus isolate v.2019 chromosome 8, fAcaLat1.1, whole genome shotgun sequence genome encodes:
- the sv2 gene encoding synaptic vesicle glycoprotein 2C isoform X1 yields MSRYVHTGDTEAREPLLTGDYLETHEPNSDEGEIIFERITSNITHDAAAGTQRRLTYEEAVEEAGFGVFHWLLLVVCGWANASDAVEILCVSFLLPTARCDLSLSSSDMGLLTASIFLGMMVGGYLWGYLADQRGRCRVLVVSLTINGVFGGLASLAPWFWLFLLMRFISGIGVGGSIPVIFSYFSEFMPRLRRGAMISALATFWMAGNILAAGLAWMVIPRTWIHFSLGSLNLQSWRVFVMLCSVPSLTSALIFRLLMPESPKFLMEAGREKEAIHVFKVMFELNMRGKGKDFPKFGLCTSSKPRGKTDETRTRGSQRGRLAHILIQGLVPVKQMFKGPLRSRSLVLLVIFYCISFGFYGLWMWFPELFERMESGGGSPCANVSLPSSHYNQSCYPVKTAVYMEGFVIAASNLPGNIFTILMMDHTGGKALLSGSLLLSSLTVFLIYVIQTKVQSLVLSCVFSSVSVITWNALDVVGTELYPTQLRSSALGFFTGVGRVAAITGNVVFGKLVDTNCAVPVLMVSALLLTGGLVALLLPQTKQTELT; encoded by the exons ATGTCTCGTTATGTGCATACCGGGGACACGGAGGCGCGAGAGCCGCTTCTCACCGGGGACTACCTGGAGACTCACGAGCCGAACTCAGACGAAG GTGAAATTATTTTCGAGAGGATAACCTCAAACATTACACATGATGCTGCCGCGGGTACACAGAGAAGACTAACTTATGAGGAGGCAGTGGAGGAAGCAG GGTTTGGTGTGTTCCACTGGCTGCTGTTGGTTGTGTGTGGTTGGGCCAATGCCAGCGACGCTGTGGagatcctgtgtgtgtcttttctcctGCCAACAGCACGCTGCGATCTATCGTTGAGCTCCTCGGACATGGGCCTGTTGACTGCCAGCATTTTCCTCG GAATGATGGTGGGCGGCTATCTGTGGGGATACTTGGCGGACCAGAGGGGGCGTTGCAGGGTCTTGGTGGTATCCCTGACCATCAACGGGGTGTTTGGAGGTCTGGCCAGCTTGGCTCCGTGGTTCTGGCTCTTCCTGCTGATGAGGTTCATCAGCGGCATCGG tgtcGGTGGGTCGATCCCTGTGATCTTCTCCTACTTCTCAGAGTTCATGCCCCGTCTGAGGAGAGGTGCGATGATCAGCGCTCTGGCCACCTTCTGGATGGCAGGAAACATCCTGGCCGCAG GTCTGGCCTGGATGGTTATTCCAAGAACTTGGATACATTTCTCTCTGGGCTCTCTAAACCTTCAGAGCTGGAGAGTGTTTGTGATGCTCTGCTCTGTCCCCAGCCTCACCTCAGCCCTTATCTTCAGGCTGCTCATGCCTGAGAGCCCCAAGTTCCTCATGGAG gcTGGCCGAGAGAAAGAGGCGATCCATGTCTTTAAAGTGATGTTTGAGTTGAACATGcggggaaaaggaaaagattttCCG aaATTTGGTCTGTGTACAAGCTCCAAGCCAAGAGGGAAAACTGATGAGACCAGAACTCGGGGTTCCCAAAGAGGGAGACTCGCCCACATTTTGATACAG GGCTTGGTGCCAGTCAAACAGATGTTTAAAGGTCCACTCAGATCCAGAAGCCTCGTTCTGCTCGTCATCTTCTACTGCATCTCTTTCGG attcTACGGGCTGTGGATGTGGTTCCCAGAGCTGTTTGAGAGAATGGAGAGCGGCGGCGGCTCGCCCTGTGCCAACGTTTCCCTGCCATCTTCGCACTACAACCAAAGCTGCTACCCGGTCAAGACAGcag TGTATATGGAGGGCTTTGTCATTGCTGCGTCAAACTTACCGGGAAACATCTTCACCATTCTGATGATGGACCACACAGGAGGAAAAGCTCTACTGT CCGGCAGCCTGCTGTTGTCCAGTCTGACCGTCTTCCTCATCTACGTGATCCAGACCAAAGTCCAGAGTCTGGTCCTGTCGTGTGTCTTCAGCAGTGTGTCGGTGATCACCTGGAATGCCCTCGACGTGGTGGGAACAGAGCTCTACCCAACACAGCTACG gTCCTCTGCCCTCGGATTCTTCACAGGCGTGGGCCGAGTGGCAGCAATCACGGGTAACGTCGTCTTCGGAAAGTTGGTGGACACAAACTGCGCCGTGCCGGTCCTGATGGTGTCggctctgctgctgactggGGGACTGGTGGCTCTGCTGCTTCCACAAACCAAACAGACGGAGCTCACCTAG
- the sv2 gene encoding synaptic vesicle glycoprotein 2C isoform X2 codes for MIGEIIFERITSNITHDAAAGTQRRLTYEEAVEEAGFGVFHWLLLVVCGWANASDAVEILCVSFLLPTARCDLSLSSSDMGLLTASIFLGMMVGGYLWGYLADQRGRCRVLVVSLTINGVFGGLASLAPWFWLFLLMRFISGIGVGGSIPVIFSYFSEFMPRLRRGAMISALATFWMAGNILAAGLAWMVIPRTWIHFSLGSLNLQSWRVFVMLCSVPSLTSALIFRLLMPESPKFLMEAGREKEAIHVFKVMFELNMRGKGKDFPKFGLCTSSKPRGKTDETRTRGSQRGRLAHILIQGLVPVKQMFKGPLRSRSLVLLVIFYCISFGFYGLWMWFPELFERMESGGGSPCANVSLPSSHYNQSCYPVKTAVYMEGFVIAASNLPGNIFTILMMDHTGGKALLSGSLLLSSLTVFLIYVIQTKVQSLVLSCVFSSVSVITWNALDVVGTELYPTQLRSSALGFFTGVGRVAAITGNVVFGKLVDTNCAVPVLMVSALLLTGGLVALLLPQTKQTELT; via the exons ATGATAG GTGAAATTATTTTCGAGAGGATAACCTCAAACATTACACATGATGCTGCCGCGGGTACACAGAGAAGACTAACTTATGAGGAGGCAGTGGAGGAAGCAG GGTTTGGTGTGTTCCACTGGCTGCTGTTGGTTGTGTGTGGTTGGGCCAATGCCAGCGACGCTGTGGagatcctgtgtgtgtcttttctcctGCCAACAGCACGCTGCGATCTATCGTTGAGCTCCTCGGACATGGGCCTGTTGACTGCCAGCATTTTCCTCG GAATGATGGTGGGCGGCTATCTGTGGGGATACTTGGCGGACCAGAGGGGGCGTTGCAGGGTCTTGGTGGTATCCCTGACCATCAACGGGGTGTTTGGAGGTCTGGCCAGCTTGGCTCCGTGGTTCTGGCTCTTCCTGCTGATGAGGTTCATCAGCGGCATCGG tgtcGGTGGGTCGATCCCTGTGATCTTCTCCTACTTCTCAGAGTTCATGCCCCGTCTGAGGAGAGGTGCGATGATCAGCGCTCTGGCCACCTTCTGGATGGCAGGAAACATCCTGGCCGCAG GTCTGGCCTGGATGGTTATTCCAAGAACTTGGATACATTTCTCTCTGGGCTCTCTAAACCTTCAGAGCTGGAGAGTGTTTGTGATGCTCTGCTCTGTCCCCAGCCTCACCTCAGCCCTTATCTTCAGGCTGCTCATGCCTGAGAGCCCCAAGTTCCTCATGGAG gcTGGCCGAGAGAAAGAGGCGATCCATGTCTTTAAAGTGATGTTTGAGTTGAACATGcggggaaaaggaaaagattttCCG aaATTTGGTCTGTGTACAAGCTCCAAGCCAAGAGGGAAAACTGATGAGACCAGAACTCGGGGTTCCCAAAGAGGGAGACTCGCCCACATTTTGATACAG GGCTTGGTGCCAGTCAAACAGATGTTTAAAGGTCCACTCAGATCCAGAAGCCTCGTTCTGCTCGTCATCTTCTACTGCATCTCTTTCGG attcTACGGGCTGTGGATGTGGTTCCCAGAGCTGTTTGAGAGAATGGAGAGCGGCGGCGGCTCGCCCTGTGCCAACGTTTCCCTGCCATCTTCGCACTACAACCAAAGCTGCTACCCGGTCAAGACAGcag TGTATATGGAGGGCTTTGTCATTGCTGCGTCAAACTTACCGGGAAACATCTTCACCATTCTGATGATGGACCACACAGGAGGAAAAGCTCTACTGT CCGGCAGCCTGCTGTTGTCCAGTCTGACCGTCTTCCTCATCTACGTGATCCAGACCAAAGTCCAGAGTCTGGTCCTGTCGTGTGTCTTCAGCAGTGTGTCGGTGATCACCTGGAATGCCCTCGACGTGGTGGGAACAGAGCTCTACCCAACACAGCTACG gTCCTCTGCCCTCGGATTCTTCACAGGCGTGGGCCGAGTGGCAGCAATCACGGGTAACGTCGTCTTCGGAAAGTTGGTGGACACAAACTGCGCCGTGCCGGTCCTGATGGTGTCggctctgctgctgactggGGGACTGGTGGCTCTGCTGCTTCCACAAACCAAACAGACGGAGCTCACCTAG
- the sv2 gene encoding synaptic vesicle glycoprotein 2C isoform X3, whose protein sequence is MGLLTASIFLGMMVGGYLWGYLADQRGRCRVLVVSLTINGVFGGLASLAPWFWLFLLMRFISGIGVGGSIPVIFSYFSEFMPRLRRGAMISALATFWMAGNILAAGLAWMVIPRTWIHFSLGSLNLQSWRVFVMLCSVPSLTSALIFRLLMPESPKFLMEAGREKEAIHVFKVMFELNMRGKGKDFPKFGLCTSSKPRGKTDETRTRGSQRGRLAHILIQGLVPVKQMFKGPLRSRSLVLLVIFYCISFGFYGLWMWFPELFERMESGGGSPCANVSLPSSHYNQSCYPVKTAVYMEGFVIAASNLPGNIFTILMMDHTGGKALLSGSLLLSSLTVFLIYVIQTKVQSLVLSCVFSSVSVITWNALDVVGTELYPTQLRSSALGFFTGVGRVAAITGNVVFGKLVDTNCAVPVLMVSALLLTGGLVALLLPQTKQTELT, encoded by the exons ATGGGCCTGTTGACTGCCAGCATTTTCCTCG GAATGATGGTGGGCGGCTATCTGTGGGGATACTTGGCGGACCAGAGGGGGCGTTGCAGGGTCTTGGTGGTATCCCTGACCATCAACGGGGTGTTTGGAGGTCTGGCCAGCTTGGCTCCGTGGTTCTGGCTCTTCCTGCTGATGAGGTTCATCAGCGGCATCGG tgtcGGTGGGTCGATCCCTGTGATCTTCTCCTACTTCTCAGAGTTCATGCCCCGTCTGAGGAGAGGTGCGATGATCAGCGCTCTGGCCACCTTCTGGATGGCAGGAAACATCCTGGCCGCAG GTCTGGCCTGGATGGTTATTCCAAGAACTTGGATACATTTCTCTCTGGGCTCTCTAAACCTTCAGAGCTGGAGAGTGTTTGTGATGCTCTGCTCTGTCCCCAGCCTCACCTCAGCCCTTATCTTCAGGCTGCTCATGCCTGAGAGCCCCAAGTTCCTCATGGAG gcTGGCCGAGAGAAAGAGGCGATCCATGTCTTTAAAGTGATGTTTGAGTTGAACATGcggggaaaaggaaaagattttCCG aaATTTGGTCTGTGTACAAGCTCCAAGCCAAGAGGGAAAACTGATGAGACCAGAACTCGGGGTTCCCAAAGAGGGAGACTCGCCCACATTTTGATACAG GGCTTGGTGCCAGTCAAACAGATGTTTAAAGGTCCACTCAGATCCAGAAGCCTCGTTCTGCTCGTCATCTTCTACTGCATCTCTTTCGG attcTACGGGCTGTGGATGTGGTTCCCAGAGCTGTTTGAGAGAATGGAGAGCGGCGGCGGCTCGCCCTGTGCCAACGTTTCCCTGCCATCTTCGCACTACAACCAAAGCTGCTACCCGGTCAAGACAGcag TGTATATGGAGGGCTTTGTCATTGCTGCGTCAAACTTACCGGGAAACATCTTCACCATTCTGATGATGGACCACACAGGAGGAAAAGCTCTACTGT CCGGCAGCCTGCTGTTGTCCAGTCTGACCGTCTTCCTCATCTACGTGATCCAGACCAAAGTCCAGAGTCTGGTCCTGTCGTGTGTCTTCAGCAGTGTGTCGGTGATCACCTGGAATGCCCTCGACGTGGTGGGAACAGAGCTCTACCCAACACAGCTACG gTCCTCTGCCCTCGGATTCTTCACAGGCGTGGGCCGAGTGGCAGCAATCACGGGTAACGTCGTCTTCGGAAAGTTGGTGGACACAAACTGCGCCGTGCCGGTCCTGATGGTGTCggctctgctgctgactggGGGACTGGTGGCTCTGCTGCTTCCACAAACCAAACAGACGGAGCTCACCTAG